The Episyrphus balteatus chromosome 4, idEpiBalt1.1, whole genome shotgun sequence genome includes a window with the following:
- the LOC129920001 gene encoding tubulin polyglutamylase complex subunit 2, whose protein sequence is MSQKQLPEDAFYDNLTLGLIKTLSNVPRICNVSIEKRQPCEKAQVLNWEQRHCVYLPEDMKKFYLSTDGFILYWSYQYAPNDIRRVGCINFPHLLQITLLRENIEPLYTNQQAEALSKDSTMAPNTGPLLTPKSKIFELNSVNDIAKVCLVYETSGMSNPRIYLLELNKMKWQFLSETFSEYLRMSVAHLGLPYWELCFSSCGLPSWTEQLFLLLAPHLLEDNEIRRGRSIQPAAEHPCNVLDTNIFRAKPKTAKLPQKAKH, encoded by the exons atgtCACAAAAACAATTGCCAGAAGATGCTTTTTATGACAATTTAACTCTAGGTCTCATAAAAACCCTTT CAAATGTACCTCGCATTTGCAATGTATCAATTGAAAAACGTCAACCATGCGAAAAGGCTCAAGTTCTTAACTGGGAACAAAGACACTGTGTTTATCTTCCGGAAgatatgaaaaaattctatctatCAACTGatggatttattttatattggaGTTATCAATATGCTC caAATGATATTCGGCGCGTTGGCTGCATAAACTTTCCCCATCTTCTGCAAATAACATTGTTGCGAGAAAATATCGAACCATTGTATACAAATCAACAAGCTGAAGCTTTGTCAAAGGATTCAACAATGGCGCCCAACACGGGACCACTATTAACcccaaaaagtaaaatattcgAACTGAATAGCGTTAATGACATTGCAAAG gtTTGTTTGGTGTACGAAACAAGTGGCATGAGTAATCCTAGAATTTATCTActcgaattaaataaaatgaaatggcAATTTTTATCAGAGACATTCAGTGAATACTTGAGAATGTCAGTCGCACATTTGGGACTTCCATATTGGGAACTTTGTTTTTCAAGCTGTGGTCTGCCTTCGTGGAcagaa CAATTATTTCTTCTATTGGCACCGCATTTGTTGGAAGATAACGAAATACGCCGGGGACGTTCAATTCAGCCTGCAGCTGAACATCCTTGTAATGTTTTAGACACAAATATATTTCGGGCAAAACCAAAGACAGCAAAACTTCCACAGAAAGCAAAACACTAA
- the LOC129920003 gene encoding viral IAP-associated factor homolog has product MQDPNEDTEWNDVLRAKGILAPKQKEAEITEDQIVSLLENAIEKRTGGEKQKNIEEMNMDELDELEDSEDEGVLEEYRRKRMAEMRAFAEKAKFGSVREISGQDYVNEVTKAGEGIWVVLHLYANGVPLCSLIHHHMQQLAVKFPQTKFLRSIATTCIPNFPEKNLPTVFIYHEGQMRKQFIGALELRGEKLTTDELEFMLGQCGAIPTEIKEDPKQQIRDKMLSDLESVDFY; this is encoded by the exons ATGCAG gaTCCAAATGAAGACACCGAATGGAATGACGTTCTCCGTGCCAAAGGAATTCTAGCACCCAAACAAAAAGAAGCCGAAATTACTGAAGATCAAATTGTTTCGTTGCTAGAAAATGCCATCGAAAAGCGAACTGGCggtgaaaagcaaaaaaacatcgAAGAAATGAACATGGATGAATTAGACGAACTCGAGGACTCCGAAGATGAAGGAGTTCTCGAGGAATATCGTCGCAAGCGAATGGCCGAAATGAGAGCCTTCGCTGAAAAAGCTAAATTCGGTTCGGTGAGAGAAATCTCTGGCCAAGATTATGTCAATGAAGTGACCAAAGCTGGCGAAGGTATTTGGGTTGTATTGCATCTGTACGCCAATGGCGTACCTCTCTGCTCACTCATCCATCATCACATGCAACAATTGGCTGTGAAATTCCCACAAACCAAATTTTTGCGTTCGATAGCAACAACTTGCATACCGAATTTCCCCGAGAAGAATTTGCCAACTGTTTTTATTTATCATGAGGGACAAATGAGGAAACAATTTATTGGTGCTTTGGAATTGCGTGGTGAGAAATTGACAACAGATGAATTGGAATTTATGTTGGGTCAGTGTGGAGCTATTCCAACCGAGATTAAGGAAGATCCCAAACAACAGATTCGTGACAAGATGTTGAGTGATTTGGAATCAGTTGATTTCTATTGA